The window GCCAGAGGCGCTGGGGCAGCGAGAACTGGCGTTGCAGCACCAGGCCGGGCAGGGGTGTCAGCGGGATTTCGTATTCGTCGCGGATCGGCGGGGTCTGGGCCATGGCGGGATTCAGTAGGAAAAACGGACATCGCTGAAATTGAGGGTCGGCGCCGCTGCGCTGGCCGCATCGGACGGGCCGCCTTCATCGAAGAGCAGGCGGTGGATGCGCTGCGCGGTCTGCTGGAAACCCACACCCCCCAGGCTGGAGAGGTCGTACTGGTGGCTGTTGATCTCGGCGCGCACGCGACCTGGATGCGGGGAGAGCAGCAGGATGCGGTTGCCCACCACCAGCGCCTCTTCGATGGAGTGCGTCACGAACAGCAGGGTGAAGCGCACCTCGTCCCACAGCGCCAGCAATTCTTCCTGCATCTTGCGGCGGGTCAGCGCATCGAGGGCGGCGAAGGGCTCGTCCATCAGCAGCATCTTGGGTTGCATGGCCAGGGCGCGGGCAATGGCCACGCGCGCCTTCATGCCGCCGGACAGCGTATGCGGATAGGCATCGGCAAAGCGCGCCAGGCCGACCTTGTCCAGGTAGTGGCGGGCGCGCTCGGCGGCGTCACGCTTGCCCAGCGTGCGTGAGGCCAGCAGCGGGAACATCACGTTCTGCAGCACCGTCTTCCAGGGCGGCAGCTGGTCGAATTCCTGGAACACCACGATGCGGTCCGGCCCCGGCTGATGCAGCACCTGGCCGTCGAGCCGGATCTCGCCCGCAGCGGGCGGCAAGAAGCCGGCCACGGACTTCAGCAGGCTGGACTTGCCACAGCCCGAGGGACCCAGCAGCACGAAGCGGTCGGCCGGGTAGACGTCGAAGCTCACTTCGTGGGTGGCCTGGACGACCGCCGTGGCGCTGCGGTATTGCAGGCTCACGCGATCTACCTGCAGCAGCGGCGCTGGCAGGTCCTGCGCGGCCAGGCTGGTGATTTCATGGGTGCTGACATGCATGGCGGGTCTGCTTCCGAAGGTGAGGGACGGGCGTCTCAGCTGCCGCCCTGGACATGGGGATCGTCGAAGAAGTAGTCCTTCACCGAGGCCGGCTTGTTCTTGATGGCGCCCACGCGATGCATGAACTCGGCCAGGCCATAGGTGTTCTGCGGGGCGATCTTGAATTGCACTTCCGGGTTCTTGATGATCTGCAGCAGCAGCTTGCGGTCGGTGTTGCCCTTGTTGACCTTGAGGTAGATGTCGGCAGCCTTGTCCGGGTTGGCGCGGATGAAGCTGGCGGTTTCCTCCAGCGCATCCAGGAAAGCGCGGTAGGTCTTGGGATTGTCCTTGCGGAATTTCTCGGTGGCGTAGAGCACGGTGGCCGAGGACGGGCCGCCCAGCACGTCATAGGACTTCAGCACGATGTGCGCATTAGGATTGCCCGCCAGTTCCTGCTCCTGGAAGGGAGGATTGCCGAAGTGGCCGGTGATCTCGGTGCCGCCGCTGATGATGGCCGCGGTCGCATCCGGATGCGGTACGGCGATGCTGATCTTGTCCAGGCGGTTGTACTGGGCGTCGCCCCACAGCTTGGCCGAGGCCAGCTGCAACACGCGCGACTGCACCGACACCCCCACGGCGGGCAGGGCGATGCGGTCCTTGTCGCTGAAGTCGGCGATGGTCTTGACCTTGGGATTGTTGCTCACCAGGTAGTAGGGGAAGTTGCCCAGCGAGGCCGCGCCGCGCACGTTCTGCCGGCCATAGGTGCGGTCCCAGATGGTCAGCAGCGGCCCCACGCCGGCCCCGGCGATGTCGACCGAGCCCGACAGCAGGGCGTCGTTGATGGCCGAGCCGCCGGAGAGCTTGAGCCACTCCACCTTGATGTCCACGCCAGCGGCCTTGCCGTGCTTTTCGATCAGCTGCTGGTCCTGCGCCACGTTCAACAGCAGATAGACGATGCCGAACTGTTCGGCAATGCGCAGTTGCCCTTCGGCGCGCGCCATCAGCGGTGCGCCCAGCAGCGACAGGGCCAGGGTGGCGGTGAGCAGACGCCGCAGGCGTTCCTTGAAAGAGGGGAAGAGGGTCATGATGTCCTGTAGGGTAGGGCCGGCCGGGAATGGCTTAGAACCAGCTTGCGTGGTAACTGCAGTTCTTTATTCGTTCGGAGTATATAAAGGGCAGGGCGGAAAGAAAAACTCGATTACCGCATAACCATATGCGCCCGCCGTATAGCCGTGAAATCCAGTCTGGGTAAGGGTTTGCGGGGGAAATCGCGGTCTTCTGCGAGGGCGCGTCCGTAACCGTGACATTGCCCGGCTGTCAAGTTCGGCGAGGTGAGGAAGAGGCAGCGGCGCAACGTCAGGGGTGCGTCAGCGGCAATTTGAGCGCACTGCGGGTAGAGTGCGATAAAGTACGCCTCCTGCCCGGACAGACGGCTGATCACCCCCCTTGGTGATCTCTTCTGCTGCCAGAGCCCTGTCCGCCGGCACTCATTTGAAGAAGCAAAGGGAGCAAGATGAGTTCATCTCACACCAATCCAAGCCTTTCCCTCCGGTCGAGCAAATTCCACCTGATTACCCTGGCGGCGCTGGGCGTGGTGTTCGGCGATATCGGAACCAGCCCGCTGTACGCATTGAAGGAATGTTTCAGTCCCGACCACGGCATTGCCTTTTCCCCGGGCGCGGTGCTGGGCATCATCTCGATGCTGTTCTGGTCCATCTCCATCGTGGTGACCATCAAGTATGTGATGTTCGTGCTGCGCGCCGACAACAATGGCGAAGGCGGCGTGCTGGCGCTGATGGCGCTGTCGCTGCGCTCGGCGCTATCGGGCTCGCCGCGCGCCAAGCTGCTGATGATGCTGGGCGTCTTCGGCGCCTGCATGTTCTATGGCGACGTGGTGATCACGCCGGCCATCTCGGTGCTCTCGGCGGTGGAAGGGCTGGAGATCGCTGCCCCCCAGACGGCCCATGCGGTCATTCCGCTCACGCTGGTGATCGTGGTGATCCTGTTCCTGATCCAGCGGCATGGCACCAGCGTGGTGGGCCGTTTCTTCGGGCCGGTGATGTTCCTGTGGTTCTTCTCGCTGGCCTTGCTGGGGCTGTACAACATCGTCAAGGCTCCCGAAGTGCTGGTGGCCATCAATCCCTACTACGCCGTGCACTTCATGGCCGAGCATTCGCTGCAGGCCTTTATCGTCCTGGGCTCGGTGGTGCTGGTGCTGACCGGGGCCGAGGCCCTGTATGCCGACATGGGCCACTTCGGCATCAAGCCGATCCGTTATGCCTGGCTCTTCACGGTCATGCCTTCGCTGCTGATCAACTACTTCGGCCAGGGCGCCAACCTGATCGCCAATCCGGATGCGATCAAGAACCCCTTCTACCTGATGATCCCCGATCCGCTGGTGCTGCCCATGGTGGTGCTGGCCACCTGCGCCACGGTGATCGCGTCGCAGGCGGTGATCTCGGGCGCCTTCTCGCTGACCAGCCAGGCCATCCTGCTGGGCTTCGTGCCGCGCATGCGCATCCTGCACACCTCGGAGGATGAGCAGGGTCAGATCTACATCCCGCTGATCAACTGGATGCTGCTGGTGGTGGTGGTGGCCGTGGTGCTGGCCTTCAAGAAATCCGACAACCTGGCAGCAGCCTATGGCGTGGCCGTGACCACCACCATGGTGATCACCACCATGCTGCTGGGCGTGGTGATGCGGCATATCTGGAAGTGGCGCATGCCGGCCGTGGTGGCCGCCATCAGCTGCTTCCTGGTGGTGGATGTGGCCTTCTTCGCGGCCAACCTGTTGAAGCTGACCGAGGGCGGCTGGTTCCCGCTGGTCATCGGTGGTGCGGCCTTCTTCCTGCTGATGACCTGGTACTCGGGCCGCATGCTGCTGCGCATGCGCATCAAGGATGACGGTATCCCCATCGAGCCCTTCATCGAAGGCCTGCTGGCCCATCCCCCGCATCGCGTGGGCGGCACCGCCGTCTTCATGACCGGCAATATCGCTACCGTGCCGGTGGCGCTGCTGCACAACCTGAAGCACAACCGCATCCTGCATGAGCGTGTGTTCTTCCTCAAGATCAGCATCTGGGACGTGCCTTACGTGGCCGACAGCGAGCGCCTCACCATGAAGGAGCTGGGCGGCGACGTCTACCTGCTGCGTGCGGCCTTCGGCTTCAAGGAAGCGCCGGAAGTGCAGAAGGTCATGACCTTGACCGAGCAACAGTTCGGCCATCACTTCGACCTGATGGATACGTCCTTCTTCCTGGCGCGCGACACCGTGGTGCCGAGCAAGCTGCTGGGCATGTCGCTGTGGCGCGAGCGCCTGTTTGCGTGGATGTACCAGAACGGCGCCAAGCCTTCGGACTTCTTCCACATCCCCGCCAACCGGGTGGTGGAGCTGGGGACCAAGGTCGAGATCTGATCGCGACGAGGCCCTCTGCCAGTCCCGCATGAGGATGCCGTCCAGCCGCGCGCTGGACGGCATTTTTCTTTTCCGCCACGATGTGCGGCAGTGCGGCGGGCATTCTGCCGGGCTTGGGGATAAGATAGCCCCATCCACATTGACAGCAGAGGCAGCCTCACGAGGGCTGGCACATCATGGTCAAGTACATCGGTACCCGCGATCTGCAGGCCTATCTGGCCACCCATCCCTTGCCCCAGGTCATCGGCGGCATGCTTGCCTACCTGCATCACGATTACCTGCGCTGGCGCGAGTTCGACAAGACCGCCCGTGTGGCCAGCCACTCGGCGCAGGGAGTGATCGAGCTCATGCCCATTTCCGATGGGCGCCTGTATTGCTTCAAGTATGTCAATGGACATCCCGCCAACACCGCCCAGGGTTTGCTGACGGTGACGGCCTTCGGCGTGCTGGCCGATGTGGCCAGCGGCTATCCGCGCCTGCTCTCGGAACTGACGCTGACGACGGCCTTGCGCACGGCGGCCACCTCGGTGCTGGCGGCGCGGCAGATGGCGCGCTCCGACAGCCGGGTCATGGCCGTCATCGGCAACGGTGCGCAGTCCGAATTCCAGATACTGGCCTTCCATCACCAGATGGGCATCGAGGTAGTGCGCCTGTACGATACCGACCCCGCCGCCACCGCCAGGCTCATGCGCAATCTGCGCGCCTGCAGCGGCCTGCAGCTGATCCCTTGCGCCAGTGCTGCCGAGGCCGTGCGCGGCGCCGATATCGTCACCACCCTTACCGCCGACAAGCGGCGCGCCTGCATCATCAGCCCGGCCATGCTGGAAGCGGGCATGCATCTCAATGCGGTGGGCGGGGATTGTCCCGGCAAGACCGAGCTGCATGCCGATGTGCTCAAGGCAGCGCGGGTGGTGGTGGAATTCGCGCCGCAATCACGCATCGAAGGGGAGGTGCAGCAGATGCCCGCGGATTTTCCCGTGACCGAACTGTGGCAGGTACTGGCGGGACACGCGCCCGGTCGCAGCAGTGCTGCGGAGGTGACGGTCTTTGATTCGGTCGGCTTTGCGCTGGAGGATTTCGCGGCGCTGCGCTATCTCGACGAGCAGGTCGATGCCCGCTTCACGCGGCAGCTCGACCTGATCCCCGCCATGGACGATCCCAAGGACCTCTACGGTCTGGCCGTCCCGGCCACCCTCTGGAAGGAGCAGGCGAACGCATGAACAAGCAAGCGATGAACAGGATCAGGATGATGGGCGCGCCCACCGACGTGGGCGCCAGCCGGCGCGGGGCATCGATGGCCCCGGCGGCCTTGCGCGTGGCCGAATTGCAGCGCGGTCTGCAGCAGCACGGGCTGGATGTCATCGATGGCGGCGACCTGGCCGGACCGGCCAATCCGCAGCAGCCGCCGGTGCAGGGATTGCGCCACCTGGAACAGGTGGTGCAATGGAACCAGACGGTCCATGAGGCCGTGGCGCAATGCCTGGCGGACGGCGAGCTGCCGCTGCTCATGGGCGGCGACCATGCGCTGGCGGTCGGTTCGATTGCCGCCGTGGCGGCGCATTGCCGCAGCCAGGGCAAGGAGCTGCGCGTCCTGTGGCTGGACGCCCACGCCGACGCCAACACCAGCCAGTCCACCCCGACCGGCAATATCCACGGCATGCCGGTGGCCTGCCTGCTGGGGGTAGGACCGGCGGCGCTGACGGCCATCGGCGGCCAGACGCCGGCCTTGCAGCCGCAGCAGATCTGCCAGGTCGGCATTCGCAGCGTCGACCGCGAAGAGAAGCGCCATCTGCGCGAACTGGGTGTGCGGGTGTTCGACATGCGCCACATCGACGAATACGGCATGCGCCAGACCATGGAAGAGGCGCTGGCCGGCGTGGGGCCGCAGACCCATCTGCATGTGAGTTTCGATGTGGATTTCCTGGACGCCGCGCTGGCCCCGGGTGTGGGTACTGCGGTGCCGGGTGGTCCCACCTACCGGGAAGCGCAGCTGTGCATGGAAATGATCGCCGACACCGGCGCGCTGGCCTCGCTGGACGTGATGGAACTCAATCCCGCCTGCGATGTGCGCAACCAGACTGCCGAACTGGTGGTGGACCTGGTGGAAAGCCTGTTCGGGAAATCCACACTGATTCGCTGAAGCCTGCAATTCGAGGTTGAAGGATTGCGGACAATGCCGGATCATTCAGGGTTTTTCCGCGTGCGGCGGGAGGGGCCAGGGCAAGCGCCGGCCATTCTCGCCAGCCAGGAACGGGTTCCCTGCGGGACCGCAGCGAAGGTGCGCACGCATCTTGCTCTCCTGCTTCATCCTCCATCAGAAAGAAGACATCATGTCCCTCAAGAAATTGTTGACCACCGCCGCCAGCGCGCTGGCCCTGTCCTGCGCCGCCGGTACTGCCCTGGCGGCTGACCAGACCTATGTGGTGGGCGCCGGCGGCACCTACCGTCCCTTCGAATTCGAAACCCCGAAGAAGGAACTGGTGGGCTTCGACATCGACCTCATCAAGGCCATCTCGCAGGCCTCCAACTTCAAGATCCAGCTGGTGAGCACCCCCTGGGAAGGCATCTTCGCTACCCTCGGCCAGGGTGATCGCGACATCATCATCTCCGGCATCACCATCACCGACAAGCGCGCCCAGATGGTGGACTTCTCGCTGCCTTACTTCCCGGCCGAGCAGGTCATCATCACCAACGCCGACGCCAAGATCACGTCGCTGTCGGACCTGAAGAAGACCCAGGTGGCCGTGGTCAATTCCACCGCCGGTGACATCGTTGTCTCCGAAGAACTGGGCAAGGCCAGCACCGCCATCCACCGCTTCGACAATACCGTGCTGATGCTGGAAGAACTGTATCGCGGCGGCGTCGATGCGGCCGTGGGGGATGTGGGCGTGATCAAGTTCTACATCAAGAGTCATCCCGAGAAGAAGTTCAAGGTGGTGGGTGACAGCAAGTTCGTGCGCCAGTACTTCGGCATCGCCGTCAAGAAGGGCAACAAGGAACTGCTGGACAAGATCAACGCCGGCCTGAAGAAGATCGTGGCCGATGGCACTTATGCCAAGATCTACAAGACCTGGTTCGACGGCGACGTGCCGACCCTGCCGCTGAAGTAAGCATGACACGCGCCACGCCGCAGCCGGCATGGCGTACTCCTGATGACGGCTGCTGGCGTATGTTGACGTATGCGGCAGCCGTTTTCCCTCCGCTGCTCTGCTCACCCCCTGACAGACTACACAATCCGTTTGAACGGACTCTCATCATGAATTCCTTCTTCCAATGGGAAATCATCGGCGAATACCTGCCCCTGTTCGTCGAAGGCACCTGGATGACCCTCAAGGCCGCGATCATCTGCGTCATCGCCGGCACCTGCTGGGGCCTGGTGCTGGGCGTCGGCCGCCTGGCCGAAGCGCGCCATGGTTTCTGGAAATATTTCCTCTGCTACTGCGTGCAGTGGCCGATCCGCTTCTATGTCAGCTTCTTGCGCGGCACGCCCTTGTTCGTGCAGATCCTGCTGATCCACTTCGCCCTCATGCCCATGCTGATCAATCCCAGCGGCGGCCTGATCCTGTCGGGCGACCTGGCGCGCGAGATCCGCTCGCACTACGGCGCGTTCGCCTCGGCGGTGCTGGCCATCACGCTCAATTCGGGCGCCTATGTGTCGGAAATCTTCCGCGCCGGCATCCAGTCCATCGATCGCGGCCAGAGCGAGGCTTCGCGTTCGCTGGGCATGAGCTACCTGGCCACCCTGCGCCGCGTGGTGTTGCCGCAGGCCTTCCGCCGCATGCTGCCGCCGCTGGGCAACAATGCGATTGCCATCGTCAAGGATTCCTCGCTGGCCTCGGCCATCGGGCTGGCCGAACTGGCCTATGCGGCGCGCACGGTCTCTGGCGCCTATGCGCGCTACTGGGAACCTTACCTCACCATCTCGGTGATCTATTGGCTCATCACGCTGGCGCTGTCGGCGCTGGTGCGCCATCTGGAAGCGCGTTACGGCAAGGGAGATGCACGATGAGCACGATGATCAAGGTCAACCAACTCCAGAAACGCTTCGGCCAGGCCCACATCCTGCGCGGCATCGATTGCGAGATCCGCGCCCGCGAAGTGGTGTGCGTGATCGGCCCCTCGGGCTCGGGCAAGAGCACGTTCCTGCGTTGTCTCAATGGCCTGGAAGAAGTCAGCGACGGCGACATCTTCATCGAAGGCGTCAAGCTCAATGACCCCAAGGTCAACCTCAATGCCTTGCGCGCCGAGCTGGGCATGGTGTTCCAGCGCTTCAACCTGTTCCCGCACATGACGGTGCTGGAAAACCTGATCATGGCGCCCATGCAGGTCAAGAAGCTGTCCCGCCGCGAGGCCGTGCTGGTGGCCGAGAAGCTGTTGCAGAAGGTGGGCCTGCTGGACAAGATCGACGCCTTCCCCAACCAGCTCTCGGGCGGCCAGCAGCAGCGTGTGGCCATTGCGCGGGCGCTGGCGATGGAACCCAAGGTGATGCTGTTCGATGAACCGACCTCGGCGCTGGATCCGGAACTGGTCGGTGAGGTGCTCACCGTCATGAAGCAGTTGGCTGAAGAAGGCATGACCATGGTGGTGGTCACGCACGAGATGGGCTTTGCCCGCGAGGTGTCGGACCGCGTCTTGTTCATCGACCAGGGCGTCATCATGGAAGAAGGGCCGCCGCAGCAGGTGCTGGGGGACCCGCATCATGAACGCACGCGCGATTTCCTGCGCAAGGTGCTGTAAGCGTCAGCGCCGATGAGAAACGCCGGGATCACTCCCGGCGTTTTTCATGGTGCTTGCGGCTCAGTGGTGCGTACCCAGCACGATGGTCCCGGCCACGATCACCACGCCCGACAGTACGCGCCGCAGCGTGAGCCGTTCTCCCAGGAACAGCGCGCCGATCAGCAGGGCAAACAGCACCGAGGTTTCCCGCAGGGCCGAGACCATGCCCATGGGCGCCAGCGTCACGGCCCAGATCACGATCCCGTAGGCCAGCAGCGACATCACGCCCCCGCCCAGTCCGGTCCAGGTCTCGCGCCTTCCCAGCGCGATCGGCCAGCGGCCATGCCGGCGCTGGTAGATCACGGCCAGCGCAATGCTGTCCAGCACGAACAGCCAGCCGGCATAGCTCATGGCGTCGCCCGCCAGGCGCGCTCCGATGCCATCGGTGATGGTGTAGGCGGCTATGAAGGCGCCGGTGGCGAAGGCGGCCAGCGGCCCGGCAAGATGTTCACGACTGCGCATGGCGCGCAGGTCGGCCAGGCTGACGATGCCCAGCGAGACCAGCAGGATGCCGATGACCGTGTACAGTCCCAGCTGCTCGCCGGCGAACACGGCCGCACCCAGCGCCACCAGCAGCGGCGAGGAACCGCGCGCAATCGGATAGGACTGGCCGAAGTCGCCAATCCGGTAGGCACGGATCAGGAACAGGTTGTAGCCGGTGTGCAGCAGGCCGGAGAGGATGATGTAGAACCAGCTGGCCGGTTCCGGCCAGGGCCGCCACAGGATCAGCGGGATCGCGCCGATGCCCGCACCCAGGGTCATCAGCGCCAGCGAGGCCAGGCGGTCATGGCTGCTCTTGAGCAGTGCATTCCAGGACGCGTGCAGCAGGGCTGCCGCCAGCACCAGGGCGATGACAGCGATGTTCATGCGGTGCGCACCGCATCCAGATCGGCCTGGCAACGCCAGAGCGCGTGACCGGAGGCCAGGTACTTGCGTTCGAACGGAGTGATGGGGCGCTCGGGCCTCCACGCTTCGGCCTGGATGCGCTGTCCGCTCAGCTGGCTCAGGGCGGCAGCGAATTCCTCGACATAGATGCGCCAGTTGCTGCGGCACTCGATCTGGCCGCCCAGCGCGACGATGGCGGGAAAGACCGCGTGACCCTGCCAGCGCCGCGCCAGGTGGCCGATCTTGGGCCAGGGATTGGGATAGAGCAGGTAATGCCGGGCTGGACGTACGCCCGCCTGCAAGGCCAGCCGCCAGTAATCGACCAGGTCGGCGCGCACGAAGCAGAGGTTCGCTGGTTCCGGGCCATCCCAATGGGTATGGCGCGCCAGCCGGTCGGCGGACTGGTCGATACCGATGACGAAGTGATCCGGATGCTGGCTCGCCAGGTGCAAGGTGGACAATCCGACGCCGCAGCCGGTGTCCAGGATCAGCGGCGCCTGGCCGGCCACGCGCCAGGCGTCCATGCTGGCCTCGAAGGCGCGCAGGTTGTAGTCAGCGACGGGCTTCCTGAAAGGATGGGCGGCGTGGCGCGCTACCAGGCTGGCCAGCTGTTCATGCACGCCGGTCTGGGCGCTGCTGATGGGAGACGAATTCACGGAGCGGAGAATGGACGGCAAACCGCCATTTTAACGGACGATGCCGACAGTTCGCCGTCCTGCTGCTGATGCCAAAAAAAAACGCCGCGCTGGGTGCGCGGCGTGTCTGACGAAGACGTGCAGGCATGTCAATGCAGCGTCATCGGATGGCGCATCATCACATCGTAGCGGCTCAGGAAGTTGTCGATGTCTTCCATGGTGGGCTCGGAGGCAATCAGTTCCTGGACATCCTTGCGGAACAGCTCGGCGGCCGGGCCGTCGATGTAGATCTCGCGCTGACCGGACTTGTCCATGATCTCGTAGCCACCGAAACGCAGGGCTTCGTGATCGGTATCGGCACCGAATTCGACGACGCTATACTGCTCGCTGTTGTAGATCAGGTTCATAGTGACTCCTTATGCTGGAATACTGCTTCGAAAAGGAAGTGGCGCCTTCACCAAGAATTTCAAGACCCTGAAGGGCCGCGCCGCATGTGCATCTCTGCTACCTCGATACAGCTCCCGCTTTGAACGCCCACGTGGCGGGCGCCCCTGATACTGGTTACGGCAGGGCCGGACGGAACTTTTGGGCGGCCTGCCATTTCCTTTGCTGCCATGTCACCTGCCAAGAGTAGATGAAATCCTTTCCTGGAAGTTCATCGACCCGCGCCGGCCAGGCTGCGCATTGCAGCAGGGCAAGCCGGTATGTGTCCAGAATGCCGCGATGGGCGGCGGATGACTATCAGGAAATTTCTGACGGATGACGTGCAGGCCAAAAACAAACGGGACCGTGAAGGTCCCGTTTGTTTTTGTGAGCTTGCTGTCGCGCTCAGTGGCGCTCAGTGATTCTTGCGCGCCAGCTTGCCCGGTTCCACGCCGAGCTGCTTGAGCTTGCGGTAGAGGTGGGTGCGTTCCAGGCCGGTACGTTCGGCCACGCGGGTCATGCTGCCGTTTTCGCGCACCAGGTGGTACTCGAAATAGGCGCGCTCGAAGGCGTCGCGCGCTTCCCGCAGCGGCAGGTCGAAGGAGATGTTGGCGGCATTGTCGGCGACCTGGCCGAAGGGCGTGCTGGCCGTCGTCCCATGGTGTAACGGTTCGCCGCCCAGGGCCGGCGCATAGGCCGCCACCGGGGCCGCGTGTTCAGGGGTATGCAGACCGTCGGCGGCGCCGTTGACCACGGCGGCCACGGGCGCCGGCCGGTAGCCGGCCGGGCGCACCGCTTCGCGGCTGTGCGACAGGCCTTGCTGCACGGCCTTGAGCAGCTTCTGCAGGGCGATCGGCTTTTCCAGGAAATTGAGTGCGCCGATGCGGGTGGCTTCGACGGCGGTGTCGATGGTGGCGTGGCCGGACATCATGATGACCGGCATGGTCAACAGGCCATCGCGCTGCCACTCCTTCAACAGCGTCACGCCGTCGGTGTCGGGCATCCAGATATCGAGCAGCACGAGGTCGGGGACGCCGGCCTGGCGAAGCTCACGTGCCTGCTGCGCGTTTTCCGCAGTGGTCACGACATGTCCCTCATCGCCCAGAATTTCTGAGAGCAATTCGCGGATACCCATTTCGTCATCGACGACCAGGATGTTAGCCATGTGCTGCTTTCCTCGCTGCTAGTTCATTGTCCAAGTGTTCGATCCCTTCCGGCCGGTCTGCCCGATGCTGTGAGCGCCTGGATGAACTGCCGGTTCCCCCGCCTAGTGCCTTCGAATCTTGAGTCGTGTCGCATTTATTCAACAGATGCTAACTTTACCAGCAAAATTACAATTTTTGCGCCTCTCCCATCGGTACGGTTCTGGATATCGATGCGGCCACCATGTTCTTCGACGATTTTCTTCACCATCGCCAGTCCCAGACCGGTCCCTTTGCTCTTGGACGTGACATAGGGTTCGAAGGCGCGCGCCAGGATCTTGGCCGAAAAACCAGGGCCATTGTCCATGATCGACAGGCGCACCGCCGGCTGGCGCTGGCCATCGGCGCCGGCAATGTCGATCTGTTCGGTCAGCACGTCGATGCGCGGCGCCACCTCGCCTTCGTCGGCGACGGCGTCCTGGGCATTCTGCAGCAGGTTGTGGATGACCTGGCGCAACTGGGTGGCGTCGCCCATGACCTTGGCCATGGAGGGCGCCAGGCGGGCGTGGATGGCGTCGCGGCCGTCGCCGGCCAGGTAGAGGTTGAGGATTTCCTCGATCAGTGCATTGAGGTCCAGCGCGACCGGCTTGGCCGGCGGCGTGCGGGCGTAGTCGCGGAAATCGTCCACCATGCGCTTCATGGCCGTGACCTGGTTGACGATGGTGGTGGTGCCTTTGTCCAGGATGGCGGCGTCGGCCGGCATGAGCTTGTCCGACAGGCGATGCTGCAGGCGTTCGGCCGAGAGCTGGATGGGCGTGAGCGGGTTCTTGATCTCGTGCGCCAGGCGGCGCGCCACTTCGCCCCAGGCAATGGAGCGCTGGGCCGAGATGACGTTGCTGATGTCATCGAACACCACCACATAGCCCACGCCGTTTTCCACCGGCAGGTGCGAGCCGCGCGCCAGCAGGGTCAGCTTGTCGTGGTCAGGCTTGCCGCCTTGCTCGTCGTCGCTGTCGAGCATCGCGCCGGGCTGGCGCGAGAGTTCGAACTGGCGCTGCCAGTGCAGCCCGTCCGGGGTGGAATCGCTGCTGTGCTGGGCCAGTTGTTCGGAGAAGGCGCGGATGACCGCCTGGGCGAACGGCGCCTGCGCCTCGATGGTCTGCAGCGGCGTGCCGATATCGGCCGAGAAGTCGTGGCCCAGGATGCGGCGCACCGAGTCGTTGGCGCTGAGGATGTTGAATTGGCCATCCAGCACCATCACCCCGGCTGACATATTGGCCAGCACGGACTCCAGGTAGGCCTTGGCGTTTTCCAGCTCGGCCCGGTTCTTTTCCACCGAGGTGCGCGCCTCCAGCAGCTGGCGCGTCATGATGTTGAAGGACTGGGTCAGCGTGCCCAGTTCATCGGAGGTGCTCACGATGGGCCGGGGCGAGAGATTGCCTTCGGCCACCGCCTTGGTCCCTTCGGCCAGCAGCAGCAGCGGCTTGGCCAGGTCGCTGGCGATCAGGAAGGCGC is drawn from Herbaspirillum seropedicae and contains these coding sequences:
- a CDS encoding basic amino acid ABC transporter substrate-binding protein, coding for MSLKKLLTTAASALALSCAAGTALAADQTYVVGAGGTYRPFEFETPKKELVGFDIDLIKAISQASNFKIQLVSTPWEGIFATLGQGDRDIIISGITITDKRAQMVDFSLPYFPAEQVIITNADAKITSLSDLKKTQVAVVNSTAGDIVVSEELGKASTAIHRFDNTVLMLEELYRGGVDAAVGDVGVIKFYIKSHPEKKFKVVGDSKFVRQYFGIAVKKGNKELLDKINAGLKKIVADGTYAKIYKTWFDGDVPTLPLK
- a CDS encoding amino acid ABC transporter permease, which produces MNSFFQWEIIGEYLPLFVEGTWMTLKAAIICVIAGTCWGLVLGVGRLAEARHGFWKYFLCYCVQWPIRFYVSFLRGTPLFVQILLIHFALMPMLINPSGGLILSGDLAREIRSHYGAFASAVLAITLNSGAYVSEIFRAGIQSIDRGQSEASRSLGMSYLATLRRVVLPQAFRRMLPPLGNNAIAIVKDSSLASAIGLAELAYAARTVSGAYARYWEPYLTISVIYWLITLALSALVRHLEARYGKGDAR
- a CDS encoding amino acid ABC transporter ATP-binding protein, producing MIKVNQLQKRFGQAHILRGIDCEIRAREVVCVIGPSGSGKSTFLRCLNGLEEVSDGDIFIEGVKLNDPKVNLNALRAELGMVFQRFNLFPHMTVLENLIMAPMQVKKLSRREAVLVAEKLLQKVGLLDKIDAFPNQLSGGQQQRVAIARALAMEPKVMLFDEPTSALDPELVGEVLTVMKQLAEEGMTMVVVTHEMGFAREVSDRVLFIDQGVIMEEGPPQQVLGDPHHERTRDFLRKVL
- a CDS encoding DMT family transporter; its protein translation is MNIAVIALVLAAALLHASWNALLKSSHDRLASLALMTLGAGIGAIPLILWRPWPEPASWFYIILSGLLHTGYNLFLIRAYRIGDFGQSYPIARGSSPLLVALGAAVFAGEQLGLYTVIGILLVSLGIVSLADLRAMRSREHLAGPLAAFATGAFIAAYTITDGIGARLAGDAMSYAGWLFVLDSIALAVIYQRRHGRWPIALGRRETWTGLGGGVMSLLAYGIVIWAVTLAPMGMVSALRETSVLFALLIGALFLGERLTLRRVLSGVVIVAGTIVLGTHH
- the trmB gene encoding tRNA (guanine(46)-N(7))-methyltransferase TrmB, translated to MNSSPISSAQTGVHEQLASLVARHAAHPFRKPVADYNLRAFEASMDAWRVAGQAPLILDTGCGVGLSTLHLASQHPDHFVIGIDQSADRLARHTHWDGPEPANLCFVRADLVDYWRLALQAGVRPARHYLLYPNPWPKIGHLARRWQGHAVFPAIVALGGQIECRSNWRIYVEEFAAALSQLSGQRIQAEAWRPERPITPFERKYLASGHALWRCQADLDAVRTA
- a CDS encoding DUF3567 domain-containing protein, which produces MNLIYNSEQYSVVEFGADTDHEALRFGGYEIMDKSGQREIYIDGPAAELFRKDVQELIASEPTMEDIDNFLSRYDVMMRHPMTLH
- a CDS encoding response regulator; this encodes MANILVVDDEMGIRELLSEILGDEGHVVTTAENAQQARELRQAGVPDLVLLDIWMPDTDGVTLLKEWQRDGLLTMPVIMMSGHATIDTAVEATRIGALNFLEKPIALQKLLKAVQQGLSHSREAVRPAGYRPAPVAAVVNGAADGLHTPEHAAPVAAYAPALGGEPLHHGTTASTPFGQVADNAANISFDLPLREARDAFERAYFEYHLVRENGSMTRVAERTGLERTHLYRKLKQLGVEPGKLARKNH